One region of Haloprofundus salilacus genomic DNA includes:
- a CDS encoding ABC transporter ATP-binding protein — MTVPAIELRGLTKRYGSGRRLPRLGGSRRNGGGDDDRGSGESGGGKTERDAESTLAVDDLSLTVESGEVFGYLGPNGAGKTTTIRTLLGFLSPTAGSASVLGADVTDEAALLEVKRRVGYLPSEVEYDPGATGREILDYHAALKGDARSEELLELFDAPVDRRVEEYSTGNKRKLGLVLAFMHDPELVVMDEPTSGLDPLMQERFYEFLGDEKERGVTVFFSSHVLAEVRRVCDRVGILREGRLVALEDVETLLDRSGKRVRVRAADALDQSAFRLDGVHDRERYGENELAFTFTGEYDALVAELARHAVVDIDIREAPLEDVFMRFYGDAEVSEGGTKQPHSQTVTTGGEIDG, encoded by the coding sequence ATAACTGTGCCAGCCATCGAACTACGCGGCCTGACGAAGCGGTACGGGAGCGGGAGACGACTCCCGCGTCTCGGCGGCTCCCGGCGCAACGGGGGCGGAGACGACGACAGGGGCAGTGGAGAGAGCGGAGGAGGTAAAACCGAGAGAGACGCCGAGAGCACGCTCGCCGTCGACGACCTCTCGTTGACGGTCGAGTCGGGCGAGGTGTTCGGCTACCTCGGGCCGAACGGGGCCGGAAAGACGACCACGATTCGAACGCTTTTGGGCTTTCTGTCGCCCACCGCCGGGTCGGCGTCGGTGCTGGGCGCGGACGTGACCGACGAAGCGGCGCTGCTGGAGGTGAAACGGCGCGTCGGCTACCTCCCAAGCGAAGTCGAGTACGACCCGGGCGCGACGGGTCGCGAGATACTCGACTACCACGCGGCGCTGAAAGGCGACGCGCGCAGCGAGGAGCTGCTCGAACTGTTCGACGCCCCCGTCGACCGCCGCGTCGAGGAGTACTCGACCGGGAACAAGCGAAAGTTGGGTCTGGTGCTGGCGTTCATGCACGACCCCGAACTCGTCGTGATGGACGAACCCACGTCGGGATTAGATCCGTTGATGCAGGAGCGCTTTTACGAGTTCCTCGGCGACGAGAAGGAGCGCGGCGTCACCGTCTTTTTCTCCTCGCACGTGCTCGCGGAAGTCCGCCGCGTCTGTGACCGGGTCGGCATCCTCCGCGAGGGGCGACTCGTCGCGCTCGAAGATGTCGAGACGCTGCTCGACCGGAGCGGGAAGCGCGTCCGAGTCCGCGCCGCCGACGCGCTCGACCAGAGTGCGTTCAGGCTCGACGGCGTCCACGACCGGGAGCGGTACGGCGAGAACGAACTAGCGTTCACCTTCACCGGCGAGTACGACGCGCTCGTCGCCGAACTGGCGCGCCACGCCGTCGTCGACATCGACATCCGCGAAGCGCCGCTCGAAGACGTGTTCATGCGCTTTTACGGCGACGCCGAGGTGAGCGAAGGCGGCACCAAGCAACCGCATTCGCAGACGGTGACGACCGGAGGTGAAATCGATGGCTGA
- a CDS encoding ornithine cyclodeaminase family protein, translating into MALGTIRVLSDDDIARLLSLPDLLPVVEAAFVKQGRGEVERPPRPHFPVGSDEDGDDPAGTALTMPAYLHGSDSYATKLAAVHGGNVERDLPTVNAQIALTDAKTGMPLSYMAGTRVTNARTGCIGGLSAKHLAAEDGVRLGVVGAGTQARWQSRAVAAATTLESVRIYSPSESREACAADLREELADVDVRAVDSPEAAVSGANVVVTATTSTEPVFPGSALDSGTLVVAVGAYTPEMRELDSETVERAARIFADVPEEAAETGDVADVGLSEADLTPLSDVFEGKLGRESDAEILVVASVGTAVLDAATAAHVYEAAESEDAGREVEL; encoded by the coding sequence ATGGCTCTCGGTACGATTCGCGTGCTCTCGGACGACGACATAGCCCGTCTGCTCTCGCTTCCCGACCTGCTGCCGGTCGTCGAGGCGGCGTTCGTCAAGCAGGGCCGCGGCGAGGTGGAGCGGCCGCCGCGGCCGCACTTCCCCGTCGGAAGCGACGAAGACGGTGACGACCCCGCTGGCACGGCGCTGACGATGCCTGCGTATCTCCACGGCTCAGACTCCTATGCGACGAAACTCGCCGCAGTTCACGGCGGCAACGTCGAACGCGACCTGCCGACGGTCAACGCCCAAATCGCGCTGACGGACGCGAAGACGGGAATGCCGCTGTCGTACATGGCGGGGACGCGCGTCACGAACGCGCGAACCGGATGTATCGGCGGCCTCTCAGCGAAGCATCTCGCAGCAGAGGACGGAGTTCGTCTCGGCGTCGTCGGCGCGGGGACGCAGGCGCGCTGGCAGTCCCGCGCCGTCGCGGCGGCGACGACCCTCGAATCAGTGCGAATCTACTCGCCGAGCGAGTCGCGCGAGGCCTGCGCGGCGGACCTCCGAGAGGAACTCGCTGACGTGGACGTTCGGGCCGTCGATTCCCCGGAAGCGGCCGTCTCCGGCGCGAACGTCGTCGTCACCGCGACGACGAGCACCGAACCCGTCTTCCCGGGGTCGGCGCTCGACTCGGGAACGCTGGTCGTCGCCGTCGGCGCGTACACACCGGAAATGCGCGAACTCGACTCGGAGACAGTAGAGCGCGCGGCGCGCATCTTCGCGGACGTGCCGGAGGAGGCGGCGGAGACGGGCGACGTCGCCGACGTGGGGCTGTCGGAAGCGGACCTCACGCCGCTGTCGGACGTGTTCGAGGGGAAATTGGGGCGCGAGAGCGACGCGGAGATACTTGTCGTCGCGAGCGTCGGCACCGCGGTACTGGACGCGGCGACGGCGGCGCACGTGTACGAAGCGGCCGAGAGTGAGGACGCGGGGCGAGAAGTCGAACTGTAG
- a CDS encoding branched-chain amino acid ABC transporter permease produces MGLAQNLVFGLVTGSYIAIAAIGFTLIYGIVNMINFAYGEYLTIGAFIAILTVGVLPLPLPVAAVVAMAGGGLVSLVLARAFFTPINDTGPVPMLLTSIGLGLALRNAIRLTAGRSARYFDTETTTYRFDGLPELPVGPVNLLGDLFVTSQQLVVLASAVVVFLVLHALLTRTDVGIAMRAMGDNESLARVRGIDTQRIRDSVWILAGVLAALAGVLVGVQTNVNADTGFGYILQILAAAILGGAGSVYGAIAGSYIIGLVLALSAAFLPSGMTGISSAVAFLILVVVLLIKPSGIAGQEVREA; encoded by the coding sequence ATGGGGCTCGCACAGAACCTCGTCTTCGGCCTGGTTACGGGCTCGTACATCGCCATCGCCGCCATTGGGTTCACCCTGATCTATGGCATCGTGAACATGATCAACTTCGCCTACGGCGAGTACCTCACCATCGGCGCGTTCATCGCCATCCTCACCGTCGGAGTGCTCCCGTTGCCGCTACCGGTCGCGGCGGTCGTGGCGATGGCGGGCGGCGGTCTCGTCAGTCTCGTCCTCGCTCGGGCGTTCTTCACGCCCATCAACGACACCGGCCCGGTGCCGATGCTGCTGACCTCTATCGGTCTCGGACTGGCGCTTCGCAACGCCATCCGCCTGACGGCCGGACGGAGTGCTCGCTACTTCGACACCGAGACCACGACCTACCGGTTCGACGGCCTGCCGGAGCTCCCGGTCGGCCCGGTGAACCTCCTGGGTGACCTGTTCGTCACCTCCCAGCAACTCGTCGTCCTCGCGAGCGCGGTCGTCGTTTTCCTCGTGTTACACGCGCTGTTGACTCGAACCGATGTCGGCATCGCCATGCGTGCGATGGGCGACAATGAGAGTCTCGCACGGGTCCGCGGCATCGACACCCAGCGGATACGGGACAGCGTCTGGATATTGGCCGGGGTACTCGCGGCGCTGGCGGGCGTTCTCGTCGGTGTTCAGACCAACGTCAACGCCGACACGGGTTTCGGCTACATCCTGCAGATTCTGGCGGCAGCCATCCTCGGAGGTGCCGGGAGCGTTTACGGCGCAATCGCCGGCTCCTACATCATCGGACTGGTTCTGGCGCTCTCGGCCGCGTTCCTCCCGTCGGGGATGACGGGAATCTCCTCGGCGGTGGCGTTCCTTATCCTCGTAGTCGTCCTGCTCATCAAGCCGAGCGGAATCGCAGGCCAGGAGGTGCGGGAGGCGTGA
- a CDS encoding endonuclease NucS domain-containing protein codes for MSEEMRLFAGDCTPTFEGAREQTQRGHVVVLVKPDGTVLVHDADGYQPVAWLTRADAVTVEADESGFAVTARTDDQTLRIVSNTATGRASYPTTSAGIPVGGCPDCGGALIQTGGDVRCLDCEATYSLPAGAAVLAGCDDYPACDMAFTIPAGVVVDDCDCGLPVFETARGRRCLDGTCERFRAEE; via the coding sequence ATGTCCGAGGAGATGCGACTCTTCGCCGGTGACTGTACCCCGACGTTCGAAGGCGCGCGCGAGCAGACCCAGCGCGGTCACGTCGTCGTTCTCGTCAAACCCGACGGAACCGTCCTCGTCCACGACGCCGACGGCTACCAACCGGTCGCGTGGCTCACCCGCGCCGACGCGGTCACCGTTGAAGCCGATGAGAGCGGGTTCGCCGTGACCGCTCGAACCGACGACCAGACGCTCCGCATCGTCTCGAACACCGCGACCGGCCGCGCCAGCTATCCCACTACTTCGGCTGGAATCCCGGTCGGCGGCTGCCCCGACTGCGGCGGTGCGCTGATTCAGACCGGCGGCGACGTTCGCTGTCTCGACTGCGAGGCGACGTACTCGCTACCCGCGGGCGCGGCCGTGCTCGCGGGGTGCGACGACTACCCCGCCTGCGACATGGCGTTCACGATACCGGCGGGCGTCGTCGTCGACGACTGCGACTGCGGTCTCCCGGTTTTCGAGACGGCGCGCGGGCGACGGTGTCTCGACGGCACCTGCGAACGGTTTCGGGCCGAGGAATGA
- the endA gene encoding tRNA-intron lyase yields MQGHARGDAVRVGGNARQQFHDARGYGCPVEGNEIDLAPVEAAHLLFRGDLDGVDGDGFRDFFVSAARDEPRFTLRFLVYADLRERGFYLSPARDPWIEPDIAGGPDAADDPDCDFVVFPRGKDADDGVVEYRIRVVGERASVAAAEMAGYVFAVVDEESELTYLEASEHAYDGETTYDPPTDLEGTLLDDRAVCWDAPEDLFESGFYGQPLTGRDAAIENAVQLSLLEAASLVADGVLSLGTDDDYAAVGERGHAVEGERFDRRLQVYDALRERNVVPKTGFKFGADFRTYATVESVEDLGHSETLVRVVRPDHSFAPRDLSLDVRLAGGVRKRMVFALTDANEGIDWLSVARLTP; encoded by the coding sequence ATGCAGGGACACGCACGCGGCGACGCCGTCCGCGTCGGCGGCAACGCCCGCCAGCAGTTTCACGACGCGCGCGGCTACGGCTGTCCGGTCGAGGGAAACGAAATCGACCTGGCACCGGTAGAAGCCGCGCACCTCCTCTTTCGGGGCGACCTCGACGGCGTCGACGGCGACGGCTTTCGGGATTTTTTCGTCTCGGCGGCGCGCGACGAACCGCGCTTTACGCTCCGGTTTCTCGTCTACGCCGACCTCCGCGAACGGGGCTTCTACCTCTCGCCGGCCCGCGACCCGTGGATCGAACCCGACATTGCGGGCGGCCCTGACGCCGCGGACGACCCCGACTGCGACTTCGTCGTCTTCCCGCGCGGCAAGGACGCCGACGACGGCGTCGTCGAGTACCGCATCCGCGTCGTCGGCGAACGTGCGTCCGTCGCCGCCGCCGAGATGGCGGGCTACGTCTTCGCCGTCGTCGACGAGGAGAGCGAACTCACGTACCTGGAGGCGAGCGAGCACGCCTACGACGGCGAGACGACGTACGACCCGCCGACGGATCTGGAGGGGACTCTCCTCGACGACCGGGCGGTCTGCTGGGACGCGCCCGAGGACCTCTTCGAGTCGGGCTTCTACGGCCAACCGCTGACCGGCCGCGACGCGGCTATCGAGAACGCGGTTCAACTCTCGCTGCTCGAAGCGGCGTCGCTCGTCGCCGACGGCGTGCTCTCGCTCGGCACCGACGACGACTACGCCGCCGTCGGCGAACGCGGCCACGCTGTCGAAGGTGAACGGTTCGACCGCCGACTGCAGGTGTACGACGCGCTGCGCGAGCGAAACGTCGTCCCGAAGACGGGGTTCAAGTTCGGCGCGGACTTCCGGACGTACGCGACGGTCGAATCGGTTGAGGACCTCGGCCACTCGGAGACGCTCGTCCGCGTCGTCCGCCCGGACCACTCGTTCGCGCCACGGGACCTCTCGCTGGACGTTCGCCTCGCCGGCGGGGTTCGGAAGCGAATGGTTTTTGCGCTGACCGACGCCAACGAAGGCATAGACTGGCTGTCGGTCGCTCGGCTGACGCCGTAA
- a CDS encoding TetR/AcrR family transcriptional regulator: protein MRGFTDAERERIERELVNAGQELFAQFGLGKTTIADLTDPVGIAPSTFYQFFDSKEALYLHILEGEGERLVETLHESLAGVEDAETGIRTLLDEIMRELETNPLIRALVSEDELDRLQSQFSDEAAADARAQKTALLRTFVERWEATGLLAEADPNVVAGVLRAVTFVTLYREEFEDYDRVRDALVDVVAVGLTADRGD from the coding sequence ATGAGGGGGTTCACCGACGCCGAGCGCGAGCGCATCGAGCGAGAGCTCGTCAACGCCGGGCAGGAACTGTTCGCGCAGTTCGGTCTCGGCAAGACGACCATCGCCGACCTCACCGACCCGGTGGGCATCGCGCCGAGCACGTTCTACCAGTTCTTCGACTCAAAGGAGGCGCTCTACCTCCACATCCTCGAAGGCGAAGGCGAGCGACTCGTCGAAACGCTCCACGAGTCGCTCGCGGGCGTCGAAGACGCCGAGACAGGGATTCGGACGTTACTCGATGAGATCATGCGAGAGCTGGAGACGAACCCGCTGATTCGCGCGCTCGTGAGCGAGGACGAACTCGACCGTCTGCAGTCGCAGTTCAGCGACGAGGCCGCCGCCGACGCCCGCGCGCAGAAGACGGCGCTGCTCCGGACGTTCGTCGAGCGCTGGGAAGCGACGGGGCTACTGGCCGAGGCGGACCCGAACGTCGTCGCCGGCGTGCTCCGCGCCGTGACGTTCGTGACGCTGTACCGCGAGGAGTTCGAGGACTACGACCGCGTCCGCGACGCACTCGTCGACGTCGTCGCCGTCGGATTGACCGCCGACCGAGGCGACTGA
- a CDS encoding tryptophan--tRNA ligase: protein MTRDTDPETTEAPKTRVRPDGDDRARTDGGETETDTAGADDVALDPWGSSTVSDYRKLFEEFGIEQFDELLDEVPNPHYLMRRGVIFGHRDYRPVADAMRNDEEFAVLSGFMPTGDPHIGHKLVFDEIIWHQKQGGDAFGLIADLEAHSARGLSWDEIDEHARDYLLSLIALGFDAEDGELYRQSENRELQDLAFELGSKANFSEFEAIYGFGGETSVSHMQSVVTQMADILYPQLDEPKPTVIPVGPDQDPHVRLARDLASRMRFFGVTEAYASFELDDREKALVAACYEHLDPADFDDHDLRCVHVAEFLDDVTPAELDELGVVVDSETVNSARAKLDEAGMEPLRPRVRFLDRNATEDAFDALIDAVDGEKRVFEEHIDAFDLSAEEAEELAQRVEMENGGYGFLPPSSIYHRFMTGLTGGKMSSSIPASHISLLDDPQEGYDKVKSATTGGRETAELQRELGGEADKCPVYELYAYLLSGDDDEFAKKVYDECVGGERLCGGCKEQAAELMYEFLEDHQEKREEAEELLDSLDIDLDSKRRGPGGEH from the coding sequence ATGACACGAGACACAGACCCCGAGACGACGGAGGCGCCGAAGACGAGGGTACGACCCGACGGCGACGACCGAGCACGAACGGACGGCGGAGAGACAGAGACCGACACGGCGGGAGCCGACGACGTCGCACTCGACCCGTGGGGCTCGTCGACCGTCTCCGACTACCGAAAACTGTTCGAGGAGTTCGGTATCGAGCAGTTCGACGAACTGCTGGACGAGGTGCCGAACCCGCACTACCTGATGCGTCGCGGCGTCATCTTCGGCCACCGAGACTACCGCCCCGTGGCCGACGCGATGCGCAACGACGAGGAGTTCGCCGTCCTCTCCGGATTCATGCCGACAGGCGACCCCCACATCGGCCACAAACTCGTCTTCGACGAGATAATCTGGCACCAAAAGCAGGGCGGCGACGCCTTCGGTCTCATCGCCGACCTCGAAGCCCACTCCGCTCGCGGCCTCTCGTGGGACGAGATAGACGAACACGCCCGCGACTACCTGCTCTCGCTCATCGCGCTCGGCTTCGACGCCGAGGACGGCGAACTGTACCGCCAGTCGGAGAACCGCGAACTCCAGGATTTGGCCTTCGAACTCGGCTCGAAGGCGAACTTCTCGGAGTTCGAGGCTATCTACGGCTTCGGCGGCGAGACGAGCGTCTCGCACATGCAGTCGGTCGTCACGCAGATGGCCGACATCCTCTACCCGCAGTTGGACGAACCGAAGCCGACGGTCATCCCCGTCGGTCCCGACCAGGACCCCCACGTACGCCTCGCGCGCGACCTCGCCTCGCGGATGCGTTTCTTCGGCGTCACCGAGGCGTACGCGAGCTTCGAACTCGACGACCGGGAGAAAGCACTCGTTGCCGCCTGCTACGAACACCTCGACCCCGCCGATTTCGACGACCATGACCTGCGCTGCGTCCACGTCGCGGAGTTCCTCGACGACGTGACGCCCGCGGAACTCGACGAACTCGGCGTCGTTGTCGACTCGGAGACGGTCAACTCGGCGAGAGCGAAACTCGACGAGGCGGGCATGGAACCGCTCCGCCCGCGCGTCCGGTTTCTCGACCGCAACGCGACCGAAGACGCGTTCGACGCGCTCATTGACGCCGTCGACGGCGAGAAGCGCGTCTTCGAGGAACATATCGACGCCTTTGACCTCTCCGCCGAGGAGGCCGAGGAACTCGCCCAACGGGTCGAGATGGAGAACGGCGGCTACGGCTTCCTCCCGCCGTCGTCCATCTACCACCGCTTCATGACGGGCCTCACCGGCGGGAAGATGTCCTCGTCGATTCCGGCGAGTCACATCAGCCTGCTCGACGACCCGCAGGAGGGGTACGACAAGGTCAAATCGGCGACGACCGGCGGCCGCGAGACGGCCGAACTCCAGCGCGAACTCGGTGGCGAGGCGGACAAGTGTCCCGTCTACGAACTGTACGCCTACCTGCTGTCGGGCGACGACGACGAATTTGCGAAAAAAGTGTACGACGAGTGCGTCGGCGGCGAGCGCCTCTGCGGCGGTTGCAAGGAGCAGGCGGCCGAACTGATGTACGAGTTCCTCGAAGACCACCAGGAGAAACGCGAGGAGGCCGAGGAACTGCTCGACTCGCTGGACATCGACCTCGACTCGAAGCGAAGGGGTCCCGGCGGCGAGCACTGA
- a CDS encoding ABC transporter substrate-binding protein produces MAPNSTNSVDRRTFLKVTGASGLVATAGCIGFGGNSSGGGSDTIVFGQPAALTGQWDFLQPGVSQATDVALQHINDAGGPLDRELELARRDTAVNPQEARSVVTQLIENDDAAAILGLFSSEINPLFDFLQEQATPIITPWPGSSFLDTRGGDKGTPENLDDDGWIWRTVIGDTVHTGGGARRALDQDHDTIGVINGNTEGARSWADGFISAYEEGGGTVAEQVEVSLGQSNYQSALDRLFQSDFSAFAVSIPLEDAITLFSDWADGGYGRQPILSDPLAQDDLAEQVGSDLDGAWAASPGMGGPSYDTFLDAYEQGGDAEINGWTPPAWDAMQVTALAIERAGEATPEAIEQNLGPVSRDGGTEVATFAEGKEALANDEEISYQGAATPVNFTNFGNVFGPVVISVAQGGEFSEQATISAEEVRELVPEDEY; encoded by the coding sequence ATGGCACCCAATAGCACGAATAGTGTAGATAGACGGACGTTTCTCAAAGTTACTGGAGCGAGCGGGCTCGTCGCCACGGCGGGGTGTATCGGATTCGGAGGAAACAGCAGCGGCGGCGGCTCGGACACCATCGTGTTCGGGCAGCCGGCAGCGCTGACCGGGCAGTGGGACTTCCTCCAGCCGGGCGTCTCGCAGGCGACCGACGTCGCCCTCCAGCACATCAACGACGCCGGGGGGCCCTTGGACAGAGAACTCGAGTTAGCTCGGCGCGACACCGCCGTCAACCCGCAGGAGGCGCGGTCGGTGGTTACCCAGCTGATCGAAAACGACGACGCCGCGGCGATACTGGGCCTGTTCTCCAGCGAGATCAACCCACTGTTCGACTTCCTGCAGGAGCAGGCGACGCCGATTATAACGCCGTGGCCAGGGTCGAGCTTCCTCGACACTCGAGGCGGCGACAAGGGGACTCCAGAGAATCTCGACGACGACGGCTGGATCTGGCGGACCGTCATCGGCGACACGGTCCACACTGGCGGTGGTGCCCGGCGCGCGCTCGACCAGGACCACGATACCATCGGCGTCATCAACGGCAACACCGAAGGAGCGCGAAGCTGGGCGGACGGTTTTATTAGCGCCTACGAGGAGGGCGGTGGCACCGTCGCAGAGCAGGTTGAGGTCAGCTTAGGCCAGTCCAACTACCAGTCCGCGCTCGATCGCCTGTTCCAGTCCGACTTCAGCGCGTTCGCGGTGAGCATCCCGCTCGAGGACGCGATCACGCTGTTTAGCGACTGGGCCGACGGCGGCTACGGCCGCCAGCCGATTCTCTCGGATCCGCTCGCTCAGGACGACCTCGCCGAACAGGTCGGGAGCGACCTCGACGGCGCGTGGGCGGCCAGCCCCGGTATGGGGGGGCCGTCCTACGACACGTTCCTCGACGCGTACGAACAGGGCGGCGACGCCGAGATCAACGGGTGGACACCTCCGGCGTGGGACGCCATGCAGGTGACCGCATTGGCCATCGAGCGGGCCGGCGAGGCGACCCCCGAAGCAATCGAACAGAATCTGGGCCCGGTCAGCCGTGACGGCGGGACCGAGGTCGCCACGTTCGCAGAGGGGAAGGAGGCGCTGGCCAACGACGAAGAGATCAGCTACCAAGGTGCCGCGACGCCGGTGAACTTCACTAACTTCGGAAACGTGTTCGGTCCAGTGGTGATTAGCGTCGCCCAAGGTGGCGAGTTCTCCGAGCAGGCGACCATCTCGGCCGAGGAAGTTCGCGAACTCGTCCCCGAGGACGAGTACTGA
- a CDS encoding ABC transporter permease encodes MAETDVFSESGSESGRGESRRAAGGNRLLAVARYEGGRKVRGSVALSVLLSLVTAMYVGLYPSITSSGVDLDAYIQSLPPAFQEAFGVETLTTIEGFLAVELYQFAWVLLLGVYFAYSAASLVADDVEHNRMDLLLSTPTPRGAVVVGKFLAMLVPILVVNAVVFTAVLVGTTLVDEPIATVDLLAAHALSVPYLLACSAIGLLLSVTLDRASIAQRGAIGVVFGLFLLETVTANTDFEWVGALAPTRYYDPTAILVNGEYGLVGAAVLLGATVLLVAVARAWFRRRDLA; translated from the coding sequence ATGGCTGAGACGGACGTCTTCAGTGAATCCGGTTCCGAGAGTGGACGGGGCGAAAGTAGGCGAGCGGCGGGAGGAAACCGACTCCTCGCCGTCGCACGGTACGAGGGAGGTCGGAAAGTCCGCGGGAGTGTCGCGCTCTCGGTTCTTCTCAGTCTCGTGACCGCGATGTACGTCGGTCTGTATCCCTCTATCACGTCCTCGGGCGTCGACCTCGACGCGTACATCCAGTCGCTGCCTCCGGCGTTCCAGGAGGCGTTCGGCGTTGAGACGCTCACCACCATCGAGGGCTTTCTCGCCGTCGAACTCTACCAGTTCGCGTGGGTGCTCCTCCTGGGCGTCTACTTCGCCTACAGTGCGGCGTCGCTCGTCGCCGACGACGTCGAGCACAACCGGATGGACCTCCTCTTGTCGACGCCGACGCCGCGCGGAGCGGTCGTCGTCGGCAAGTTCCTCGCCATGTTGGTTCCGATTCTCGTCGTCAACGCCGTCGTGTTCACGGCGGTGCTCGTCGGCACGACGCTCGTCGACGAACCCATTGCGACGGTGGACCTGTTGGCCGCGCACGCGCTGTCGGTGCCGTATCTCCTCGCCTGTTCGGCTATCGGCCTCCTGCTGTCGGTGACGCTGGACCGCGCGAGCATCGCCCAGCGCGGCGCTATCGGCGTCGTGTTCGGCCTGTTCCTCTTGGAGACCGTCACCGCAAACACCGACTTCGAGTGGGTTGGCGCGCTCGCGCCGACGCGGTACTACGACCCGACGGCGATTCTCGTCAACGGCGAGTATGGACTCGTCGGTGCGGCGGTACTGCTCGGTGCGACGGTGCTCCTCGTCGCCGTCGCGCGGGCGTGGTTCCGACGGAGGGACCTCGCGTGA
- a CDS encoding NAD(P)/FAD-dependent oxidoreductase yields the protein MHIVVAGGGIVGLSCAHALAERGAAVTVCEAGSLGGGSTARAAGGIRTQFSTRVNVELSLASLPVWESFEERFGVDIAYRRPGYLFLAREDDTAEAFREQVAMQNDCGAENELLSPDEVAARWPHLRSEAFVAATYSSLDGFADPHLALQGYATAAREAGVDIRTKTPVIGIERRSVDDSPRFGVETPDETLDADYVVNAAGAWAGEIAAMIGLDLPVSPRRRQVAVVEPETPIPESEPLTIDLDTGSYFRPEREGQALVGGHFGSDDPAVDPDRFSESMDLDWAVTAVERAADCADYFGPETRIVRGWAGLYAVTPDHHPIVEETLAGFVNAIGFSGHGFQHAPATGRVVAELCLDGEASLVDISLLRSDRFERGKGLTERNVA from the coding sequence ATGCACATCGTGGTTGCCGGAGGCGGAATCGTCGGGTTGTCCTGCGCACACGCGCTCGCCGAACGCGGCGCAGCGGTTACCGTCTGCGAGGCGGGATCGCTCGGCGGCGGCAGCACCGCCCGCGCCGCTGGCGGGATTCGGACGCAGTTCTCGACGCGCGTGAACGTCGAACTCTCGCTCGCGAGTCTCCCGGTGTGGGAGTCGTTCGAGGAGCGTTTCGGCGTCGACATCGCCTACCGGCGGCCGGGCTACCTCTTTCTCGCTCGCGAGGACGACACCGCCGAGGCGTTCCGAGAGCAGGTGGCGATGCAGAACGACTGCGGCGCAGAGAACGAGTTACTCTCGCCCGACGAGGTCGCAGCGCGGTGGCCGCACCTCAGGAGTGAGGCGTTCGTCGCCGCCACGTACTCTTCCCTCGACGGCTTCGCGGACCCGCACCTCGCGCTTCAGGGGTACGCCACCGCAGCCCGGGAGGCGGGCGTCGATATCCGGACGAAGACGCCCGTCATCGGTATCGAACGTCGCTCAGTCGACGATAGTCCCCGATTCGGCGTCGAGACGCCGGACGAGACGCTCGACGCCGACTACGTCGTCAACGCTGCGGGCGCGTGGGCCGGTGAAATCGCGGCGATGATCGGTCTCGACCTGCCCGTCTCGCCGCGGCGCCGCCAGGTCGCCGTCGTCGAACCCGAGACGCCGATTCCGGAGTCCGAACCGCTCACTATCGACCTCGACACGGGGTCGTACTTCCGCCCCGAGCGCGAGGGGCAGGCGCTCGTCGGCGGGCACTTCGGCAGCGACGACCCGGCCGTCGACCCCGACCGGTTCTCCGAGTCGATGGATCTCGACTGGGCGGTGACGGCCGTCGAGCGCGCCGCCGACTGCGCCGACTACTTCGGTCCCGAGACGCGCATCGTCCGCGGATGGGCGGGTCTGTACGCCGTGACGCCGGACCACCACCCCATCGTCGAGGAGACGCTCGCCGGCTTCGTCAACGCCATCGGATTCTCCGGACACGGGTTCCAGCACGCGCCGGCGACGGGCCGCGTCGTCGCCGAACTCTGCCTCGACGGCGAGGCGTCGCTCGTCGACATCTCCCTGCTTCGCAGCGACCGCTTCGAGCGCGGCAAGGGTCTCACAGAACGAAACGTGGCGTGA